Within the Periophthalmus magnuspinnatus isolate fPerMag1 chromosome 7, fPerMag1.2.pri, whole genome shotgun sequence genome, the region CGTCTCGCCGCTGACCCGCTGCCCCATGTGTGCAGTAATGTGAAACCAAAGTTGTGGAACAGAGTGGAGCAGATCAGTCTGCTCTCAGCGCAGCCAGCACTGGTCCGAGCAGCATCCAACTCCTCCGCGCCATGGGCAACAAGTAGCCAACCCTGCGTCCCCTGCGCACTGAAGCTGTGTGGCTCTAGAGGGACTGTTGCAGTGTGTGGAGCAGTTGTGATGGCCATGGAGAGTCCTGAGACAGACAGGCGATCGCATAGAGCGGAGCGCGCCTCTGTGCTGGCCGCACTGCTAAGCCTGCTGTGCGCCGGGACGCACGGAGCTGCCGTCCTCTCCTGGACCAGCGAGGTAAGTGCGCACACTACACTACAATCCAAGATTCATAGAAAGACGCCGAAATTTTACTTTACTCAAGATGGCACGTGGTGCCTTGTTTCACTAGATCATGCCTGGTTGCCACAGAATGAATGGTACAAAATGTAATTCTAGCTCATTGGCCTGattattcaataaaaataattaattcatCTAGTGGTGTTCATTAAGTAAgattattttttcttaaaacgCATGGACCCTTTGTTAATCTTAAATGAGAGCATTTTTACTCTGAGACTATGGTAATTGAGCATTCATTGTTTGCATAATGGTGTTGAAGGTAAATGTGCTTTTAACTTAACTGAGAGTCCATGAAAGTGTGTGCTCCAGACGGCCGGTGCCTGTGAGATTTGTTCACACTCTCATTCCTTCATCGGCTGGCTCCAGTCTTCTGCTTGTTTATGGTTTATCTCTGTATGTGCCAGAGTGCGAGACTGGATTTGTAACTGGTTTAACAAGACACAACAGAGATGGATGTACCGGTGTGGCTCAAGACCCTCTGAACATGCAGTGTGTAACAATGACCTTTGAAGACAGGGCCACACAGAGGGACTGCTTCCTACACACTGATTATTAAAGGAAGTGAAGGAAGAGCAGAACATTTGCCAAGATTGGACCAATTCCAAACCCAAACAGGAAGCACCAAAATGGGTAGTGAACACACCAGGGCAGTTATCTATTCCCAGCAGTGGGAATTTCTGACCACAAATCACTTTTACATAATTATCAAAATTTTTCTATTAGCTTGctttatgtacagtatatataatgGCTCAGTATTATAACAGCAAAAATGTAATCTTACCATTTTGATTTTGGGTGAGAGATATTCAATTTTAGATTGAGTGATTATTGTAGTGACTTTTTATCTCcatcaaaaaaaacaacaaatgggTCAATCaaattaattgtattttgatttagtACTTCAGCATTCATTGCAAACTGCAATATTGTTGTAAAATGGTTTAATAATAGCAATAGATCCATTAAGTTCCTGTTCAAAATTACAGAACTGATAGGCCCCGACCCtttatagtggcatttcactgtaacAACCAGCAGGATTTGAACCCTATGACACagagtctgatttttttttttttatattcacaAGGAAgtacaggacaatacaggattactcaaacatacattaattaattggaaaaaaaatatgattccaTTATTCTCTAATGACTACTGTTATATCTAGTCTAAAACCCAGCTTTTTTCTGCTGCTTCAAGTAATTTTCCactttcaatactttacaagtCATTCATGAGTATCTTTGAGAAAAACATATGGAGCTCTGCCATGGCTGTGCTGCAGAGCAGATGATGTGAGCGGATACAGAACACCTGCCGCTGAACACAGCTCATTTTTCCACATACAGTAAAGGTTCACTACACCTGTTATAAGGAGCTTATTAAAACAATGCACATTCTTGTGGATATTTCTCTATAATCTATGCCTCATCAGGGCTAGTATCTAATGGGGTGTACGGGATAGTACACAGAGCATAGTGCAGTTCTTTGGCAATGTAGCTTATGCACAGTAAGTGATTAACTGCAGGTTTTTCTTTGTCCAAGGAAGAACCTTACACCACTTCCCTGCTCATTGGGATCCGCAAAGAGGCCCGCTCCCAAGTGCTCCATCTCTCTCGGAACAAGCGCTATACCCTGACACCCGAGCAGCTCAAGTGGGACAAGTTCAAGCTCACTTACAAGTAGGACTGATGCCCTTCCTTCACACTCAACAGTTAAACTCAAAAGTCATCTGAAAGATTCACAGATCAAGCACAATTTTAAGCATTGCATTAAGGTTTTGGACATAAATGTAGTCATTCCCCAGTGTGTAGGGAAGAAATCAGTAAGGTCATGTAAATACTCTACATAATATTTACAACCCTGTTCCTCATCCACTGTGCAGTGAATTTGACCActtaatctaaaatgattacGTAGTCAACAGCTTGATTCATATCTATGATCATCTGATTCTCTTGCAGGCTCCACACACAGGATTAGCAGACACTAAGGTAGTTGCAAAAGTGTTTGGAGAAAGTACTTATGATGAATGGGACCACAGGCTGAATCAGTCTGAACACTTCAGCTAAATAAAACATGCTGTGATGGGCTTCACATGGAGCTACTCTCTGATacaaacagacagagaaaaaCTTTCAGACTGAAGACATCCAGAACCGACTGCTTGATCTGGTTACTTTCCAACAATACGAACTAGTTCTTTTGCTTATCGGAGTTGAAACTAGGCCAAAAAGAATAAACTGTTCACAGTGCTTGTCTTATCTGATTTTGCAGTCCGGAAAAAGATAGAACTAAATACTCACTACTATTGCCTGGTTACCAAGAGAAATTTTGagtagtttatatatatatatataaatatataaataaataaaatctccatTTCACCACAGAAATCCCAGGAGCAAACTGTTTTGGCATGAGCGGTGTCTGTATTTATTGATGTTTGAGTGGTGCAGATAGACCTTCAGCCTAATCTGTGTGCTTTAACTGGACTGCCCCATGCTGTGCGATGATGCCTCTCTCAGCTCTGGACTCGGGGTAATGGAGTTGTAGTGTGGTGCTTGTGGGATTTGCGCCGTCTgaacagtagcccttgtgttttGGCAGAGCGCTGTGCTGTGGAGGAATGTGTGTCCGCAGAGCTGCTCTCACCACATACTCACCACACTCTGCTGTGTCTGCCAGGCTGCTCTCCTTCCCCACAAACCTGATCAATGCCAGCGACACGCGCCGGGGCATCGCCAGAGCGTTTGGCATGTGGAGCGACGTGTCCCCCTTCACCTTCAGAGAGGTGCCTGCCGACCAGGATGCAGACATCAAGATCGGTGAGAGGTTCTACACACTTAACTCATTGTGCTCTATCCACTGCAAGTCTTGtctttcaaattaattaaagttACAATACAAAAATCAGCTACAATTAATGAGGAAATCTCTCAGAGCATACCCACACCTCAAACTTTTTGGGATCTCATCCTGGCTATGCTTTTCTACCCACAGCAAATAGGTTCTAGCCTTGTGATATATTAACTACAGTGCTGTCAATAAAGTTACaagtgtgtaatgtgtgtttttgtgctccTCAGGCTTCTACCCTGTCAACCACACAGACTGTCTTCAGTCCTACCTGCACCACTGCTTTGACGGCATCACCGGAGAGCTGGCACATGCCTTCTTCCCTCCCACAGGAGAGATCCACTTTGATGACCACGAGTACTGGATTCTAGGAAATATGCGTTTCAGCTGGAAAAAAGGCAGGCTGTTACTCTTGTTTGTTAAGATTCTTTTTAAGTATTTGGATATTAGGGGAGCAAGTGAGAAAGTGGTACTGAAGTTCACTCTGTCATTTCAGAAGGAGAAGTTaatgaatgtttgttttttttcaggggTGTGGTTGACTGACCTGGTCCATGTAGCAACTCATGAGATTGGACACGCTCTGGGACTCATGCACTCCATGGACTCCAAAGCCATTATGCATCTGAACGCCACTCTGACGGGGCGCAAACTCATCACCCAGGATGAGGTGTGGGGTCTGCATCGCCTCTATGGTATGTCACGCAATTAGACTTATTACACTGTATAAACACAAAGCCAGAAAAGATGTAATCTTCTTCTATGATGACAGCTGACTGTAGCTCCGTGGTTGTGGAGGTAAACATTGACAGAAACCTTGCTCCACCAGTCATCTCCCATCTATTTCTCtagcagtatttttatttttattttttgtatatatgtatattcaGCGTACCGAATCATGTTATATGTAGATTCTTAACAGTTTAATATGAAGTTATTGATGTCACATAACACACAGGGAATTCACTAAAGTCACAAAGTGAAATTTTAATTGATTGAGTtttcaggaaaaaaatattgtaatagtTCAAGACTAGTACTGTAACTGCATATACAgtattgtatattattattttcaaacatCAGCAAACGTTAAAGTTGTGAGTCATTTGAACCCAGGCAGTTTGACAAGTGGAGTACAAGTTCTTTTCTTTGAAGAAAAGCCTCAGTTCTGTGAGTCCAGTGCACATGACAGACAGCTGGCACCAAAGGCCACGTGGCACTAGTGCAGACAGAGTGAGCTCGTCCTGAGTCATCCTCAGTGTGGGAGCAGGCTGTCCTGGGCCAAGTGCTCTGTGCTGCGTAAGGCTTTCTTTTGACTGCCCTCCCCTGTGCCCCTCCCCTTTGCCCCCTCAGGATGCCTGGACCGTTTATTCATCTGCGAGGCCTGGGCTAAGAAAGGCTACTGCGACAGCAAGCGCAGGCTCATGCAGAAGCACTGTCCCTCCAGCTGTGATTTCTGTTATGGTAAGACACACACTATTCCatagaaaagaaaagacaaatgGTTTTCTCCAACTGTGCACTGGGAGCACTAAACTACCAATGGAGCAACAGGAGCCAGCAGGTCCACCCATTAATCTACCAATATACTGAAGTGGTCCATGGTATCTACAACTATTGCttctaataaaactactgttaCTAGTGGGAAACAGTCCACCTAGCTTCTGTTGCAGTAGCTCAATTTGGAAAGCGTTTAACTGCTGACCATATTGTTGACAGTTTAATCTCCGCTCCCACTAATGCATACTggagttgtgtccttgggcaagacacttaattcTCTGTGCCCCCCATGTTTGCATCACATGGTGCATCAGTGTGTGGGACAGTGGAACAGCACAGGCAATCCTGGTGTGGGGGacagcagaggatagtgctgcTGGCTGGCTCTGATCTGTTCCTCATTGTTGATTGGGAAACGTAGTACggctgtggaaaattccagagTGACTCCAAACCACTGGAATTTCAGACTGTGGCTTGAGGGTTAGAGACACACAAGGTCAATTTGGATTTCTGCAAAAGGAACCAGAGGGACACAGTGGGACAATATTACGTGGTTTTATGCTGGGGTCAGGGGCGGTTGGGACACTGTACATTGAGAGGTtagaatgacaaaaaataacatGCTGTTCCATCATCAGCCTATTCAGTGGAGGTGATCAAGGTTATCAGTTGGTGTAGGTCTAACTTAATAGTTTTGAACTGAAATGTGGAAAAGGCAGAAGATGGCTGATAATGGCAAGCAAGATTCCAAAATACATAAGGTAGCTGGCTACAAACTCAAAAACCATAGCAGGTATAACAGGTTTCTTAATTACATATCAAATCAAGTCAGCTAATATATACTGTAGTTGAGTCTTTAGTTATTTACTTTCAATCTAGCATCCCACTGCACGCATACTTCTCTACTAGGGTAATGACCGACATCCCTCAATATTTGCATTTCTTCATGAGCTAATATACAAACATGAACAGAACAGCACTGTTTCAGAGAGGCACATCACATTCGGTCACACATGTTCAGAATACTGTTATTACttacatattattatattatatataacacacatttattcaaaattatgttttttgtgtgttttggattttgtttaaacaaacatttttctaTTGTGTGATATTATAAGCTGAATATATCTTGTATTAAATCTTCTCATCAGAATTCCCTTTCCCAACGGTGGCTCCGACACCAACTCCTCCCAGGACCAAACACAAACTGGTGGTGGAGGGAAAGAAGCTCACATTCCGCTGTGGGAAGAAAATAGCATCAAAGAAAGGCAAAGTACAGTAAGTGTTCCTCTTCTATACTTATATTGAATTTTATGATCATTACTAAACTTGATACCTAACATGAAACTTCTGTCATTCCCATGATCCCATAATCCTTGTGTATCCCAGCTGGTACAAGGACGGGGAGCTGCTCGAGTACTCCCATCCCAACTACATCTCTCTGGAGGACGATCACATCACCATTGTGGCCAATGCCATTAATGAGGGCCTATACACCTGTGTGGTGCGCAAGAAGAGCCGGGTGCTCACTACATACTCCTGGAGGGTCCGAGTGCGCTTCTGAATCGACAGCTTCCTCAAAAGGGCACATCATTCTTTTTATCGTTTTGTCTAATGACCACAACTATTGACACCTGTAAAGGCTTTTCACTTTTGCAactaataaatgtatttttgtgactCCAATTTGCTGTGAATTGTTGCTTAAATCTCATGTAAACCGTCAAGGGTTGTGAAAAGTATGGAAAATCAAATAGtaatccatactaaaactagtactgaaatcAGATACTCATATTCAagaaagtatcaatactaaataaatcacattcacaggacagaaatgcacctttcctgaataactttagaaaaaTCTTGCAGTATAtaaagtataagaccacatagacatTTATAAGTGGATAGTGGAGGAATTACAGATATTTATATTATGTAGCTTATGATTAATGTTGaaagtcacattctattgtctaaataaagactgtttttcattattaaCGTGGTATCTCACATATAGTTCAGTTTTACACCAACAACTATTGGACAAATCCAAAAACAACCTACTCCTGTCATTtacaggacaagtgtgaataaatgtgacattaaaaatctaaattgtgaaCTTTTCTCTACACAACTGGGGCAGATTGAAGCAATGTTGTTTTTAACATAACTGATTATGCACGAGACTGCACTCAGATTCCAAAAAAGGATATTGCACATGAGTGAGTGGATTTATTGTGCAATCGGGAGATTGCGGTTTGATTTGGAAACAACTTTGGCAAAAAACACAGATTGTGTCTAATGCTTTCTAAAAAGGTTTTGAGGctgttaaaatattttacacAGTCACCAAAGAGTGCTATAAAAGCCAACATAAGCAATGTAGTCTGCAGCTTCTGGAAGGACTCGCACTTTAAACGGCATATGGAAGACCTCAGACGTCTGCGCTCTTTACTGGAGTCACTGGAGCCAGCAGAGTCTCAGAAGAGTAGCAGTCAGCTCCACTCTCAGCACTGCGTCCAACACCATTCAACACATCAGGTGCAATAATCTGCTCAGGGCGGGGGCAGATAAAACTGATTCATGAGCGTTTCCATGCACTACAGCCCCCAGTCCTGGTGAAGAGTTTTACTGTCTATTCCATTCTATGCAGCAAGTTGTCAAAACGGGCAAAGCTGATTATTTGGATTTATATCACAATCAAATTGACTTGGGATAAAGCTCAGCAAAAGCCCCATTTTTGAGAAAGAAGAAAGTCATAACCACAAAATAAATGACTTTTggactgaaattatttttaagATAACTTCCCTGGATTTAAGTCGGGCTCTAAGCATGTGTTTGCATGATTTAGACAGGGTTTATAAACGCAGAAAGAAgggcagacaaaacaaaaatcttaaaCTTTTATTTCTAGGAAAAACTGTTCTGATGACAGAACAGGCTGATCTTGCTAAGTAATGGCTCTAATGGTGACAAGAAAACGAAGCCAGCGCTGCATCATAATACAGTAGCTGCGGCAGCCAGGAAATACCAACCATTTAGAGCCTGGTCCTCTCCATCCAGtagaaaaggaaaataaaacaaacatgagctAAACGTGAATAGATTTATGGTCACCCCCTTTAAGAGCCAAACCCAGCACAA harbors:
- the mmp23ba gene encoding matrix metalloproteinase-23; amino-acid sequence: MAMESPETDRRSHRAERASVLAALLSLLCAGTHGAAVLSWTSEEEPYTTSLLIGIRKEARSQVLHLSRNKRYTLTPEQLKWDKFKLTYKLLSFPTNLINASDTRRGIARAFGMWSDVSPFTFREVPADQDADIKIGFYPVNHTDCLQSYLHHCFDGITGELAHAFFPPTGEIHFDDHEYWILGNMRFSWKKGVWLTDLVHVATHEIGHALGLMHSMDSKAIMHLNATLTGRKLITQDEVWGLHRLYGCLDRLFICEAWAKKGYCDSKRRLMQKHCPSSCDFCYEFPFPTVAPTPTPPRTKHKLVVEGKKLTFRCGKKIASKKGKVHWYKDGELLEYSHPNYISLEDDHITIVANAINEGLYTCVVRKKSRVLTTYSWRVRVRF